From a single Scomber japonicus isolate fScoJap1 chromosome 12, fScoJap1.pri, whole genome shotgun sequence genomic region:
- the LOC128368674 gene encoding tripartite motif-containing protein 16-like — MAQQGAQLDGAKFCCSMCLDLLKDPVTIPCGHSYCMSCINNFWDEEDKKEIYSCPQCRQTFTPRPVLVKSTMLADLLEELKKTGLQAAAADLCYAGPEDVACDVCTGRKLKAFKSCLVCLVSYCENHLQPHYESTKFKKHKLVDPSETLQENICSRHDEVMKMFCRTDQQIICYLCSVDEHKGHDTVSAKAERTERQRELEVSRLNIQRRIQDREKDVKLLQQEVEAISRSADKAVEDSEKIFTELIRHLQKRSSDVKQQIRSQQETEVSGVKELQEKLQQEITELKRKDAELKKLSHTEDHNQFLHNYPSVSQLSEATDSSSINIRPLRYFEDVTAAVSELRDKLQDILKEEWTNISLTTRAGFLRYSHEITLDPNTAFTLLLLSDWNRKATYTSQQQSNSSHPDRFTGWQQVLSRESLTGRCYWEVEWSGTGLCVAVAYKNISRAGSKECRFGFNDKSWALHYYNNKYELWFNSISTPVSGPGSSRVGVYLDHRAGILSFYSVSETMTLLHRVQTTFTQPLYAGVRLNAYGNTAELCKVK; from the exons ATGGCGCAGCAAGGAGCTCAGCTGGACGGAGCTAAATTCTGCTGTTCCATGtgtttggatctactgaaggatccggtgactattccctgtggacacagctactgcatgagctgtattaacaaCTTCTGGGATGAAGAGGATAAAAAGGAAATCTACAGctgtcctcagtgcagacagaccttcacaccgaggcctgtcctggtaaaaagcaccatgttagcagatttattggaggagctgaagaagactggactccaagctgctgctgctgatctctgctatgctggaccagaggatgtggcctgtgatgtctgcactgggaggaagctgaaagccttcaagtcctgtctggtgtgtctcgtctcttactgtgagaatcacctccagcctcactaTGAATCAACAAAAtttaagaaacacaagctggtcgaCCCCTCGGAGacgctccaggagaacatctgctctcgtcatgatgaggtgatgaagatgttctgtcgtactgatcagcagattatctgttatctctgctctgtggatgaacataaaggtcATGACACAGTCTCAGCTAAAGccgaaaggactgagaggcagagagagctcgaggtgagtcgactaaacatccagcggagaatccaggacagagagaaagatgtgaagctgcttcaacaggaggtggaggccatcagtcgctctgctgataaggcagtggaggacagtgagaagatcttcactgagctgatccgtcacctccagaaaagaagctctgatgtgaaacagcagatcagatcccagcaggaaactgaagtgagtggagtcaaagagcttcaggagaagctgcagcaggagatcactgagctgaagaggaaagacgctgaactgaagaagctctcacacacagaggatcacaaccagtttctacacaactacccctcagtgtctcAACTCAGTGAAGcaacagactcatccagcatcaatatccgtcctctgagatactttgaggatgtgacagcagctgtgtcagagctcagagataaactacaggacatcctgaaggaggaatggacaaacatctcactgaca accagagctggattcttaagatattcacatgaaatcactctggatccaaacacagcattcacactgctgttattatctgatTGGAACAGAAAAGCAACATACACAAGTCAACAACAGTCTAATTCTAGTcacccagacagattcactggatggcagcaggtcctgagtagagagagtctgactggacgttgttactgggaggtggagtggagcggGACAGGACTTtgtgtagcagtcgcatacaagaatatcagcagagcaggctCAAAAGAATGTAGATTTGGATtcaatgacaaatcttgggctttaCATTATTACAATAACAAATATGAATTGTGGTTCAACAGCATCtcaactcccgtctcaggtcctggttcctccagagtcggagtgtacctggatcacagagcaggtattctgtccttctacagcgtctctgaaaccatgactctcctccacagagtccagaccacattcactcagcctctctatgctggagttAGACTTAATGCTTATGGaaacacagctgagttgtgtaaagtgaaatag
- the LOC128368635 gene encoding tripartite motif-containing protein 16-like yields the protein MAQQGAQLDGAKFCCSICLDLLKDPVTIPCGHSYCMSCINNFWDEEDKKEIYSCPQCRQTFTPRPVLVKNTLLADLVEQLKKTGLQAAAADLCYAGPEDVACDVCTGRKLKAFKSCLTCPASYCENHLQPHYDAAPLKKHKLVDPSKKLQENICSRHDEVMKMFCRTDQQIICYLCPVDEHKGHDTVSAAVERTERQRELEVSRLNIQQRIQDREKDVKLLQQEVEAVSRSADKAVEDSEKIFTELIHHLQKRSSDVKQQIRFQQETEVSGVKGLQEKLQQEITELKRKDAELKQLSHTEDHNQFLHNYPSVSQLSEPTDSSSINIRPLRYFEDVTAAVSELRDKLQDILKEEWTNISLTVTEVDVLLSESKSEPKTRAGFLRYSHEITLDPNTANTQVLLSDGNRKTTFMRKHQSYSSHPDRFTGLSQVLSRESLIGRCYWEVEWRGGGVCVAVAYKNISRAGGSNECKFGGNDKSWALYYYNNSYEFWFNNIKTPVSGPVSSRVGVYLDHRAGILSFYSVSETMTLLHRVQTTFTQPLYAGLSPYYDYGDTAELCKVK from the coding sequence ATGGCGCAGCAAGGAGCTCAGCTGGACGGAGCTAAATTCTGCTGTTCCATCtgtttggatctactgaaggatccggtgactattccctgtggacacagctactgcatgagctgtattaacaacttctgggatgaagaggataagaaggaaatctacagctgtcctcagtgcagacagaccttcacaccgaggcctgtcctggtAAAAAACACCCTGTTAGCAgatttagtggagcagctgaagaagactggactccaagctgctgctgctgatctctgctatgctggacctgaagatgtggcctgtgatgtctgcactgggaggaagctgaaagcctttaAGTCCTGTTTGACTTGTCCAGcatcttactgtgagaatcacctccagcctcattatgatGCAGCtccactgaagaaacacaagctggtcgacccctccaagaagctccaggagaacatctgctctcgtcatgatgaggtgatgaagatgttctgtcgtACTGACCAGCAGATAATCTGTTATCTCTGCCctgtggatgaacataaaggccatGACACTGTTTCAGCTGCAgtagaaaggactgagaggcagagagagctcgaggtgagtcgactaaacatccagcagagaatccaggacagagagaaagatgtgaagctgcttcaacaggaggtggaggccgtcagtcgctctgctgataaagcagtggaggacagtgagaagatcttcactgagctgatccatcatctccagaaaagaagctctgatgtgaagcagcagatcagattccagcaggaaactgaagtgagtggagtcaaagggcttcaggagaagctgcagcaggagatcactgagctgaagaggaaagacgctgaactgaagcagctctcacacacagaggatcacaaccagtttctacacaactacccctcagtgtcacaactcagtgaacctacagactcatccagcatcaatatccgtcctctcagatactttgaggatgtgacagcagctgtgtcagagctcagagataaactacaggacatcctgaaggaggaatggacaaacatctcactgacagtgactgaagtggacgttttactgtcagaatcAAAatcagagcccaagaccagagctggattcttgagatattcacatgaaatcactctggatccaaacacagcaaacacacaggtGTTATTATCTGATGggaacagaaaaacaacattcatgAGGAAACatcagtcttattctagtcatccagacagattcactggaTTGtctcaggtcctgagtagagagagtctgattggacgttgttactgggaggtggagtggagaggaggaggagtttgtGTAGCAGttgcatacaagaatatcagcagagcaggaggctcaaatgaatgtaaatttGGAGgcaatgacaaatcttgggctttatattattacaataaCAGTTATGAATTctggttcaacaacattaaaactcctgtctcaggtcctgtttcctccagagtcggagtgtacctggatcacagagcaggtattctgtccttctacagcgtctctgaaaccatgactctcctccacagagtccagaccacattcactcagcctctctatgctggactttcgCCTTATTATGATTATGGagacacagctgagttgtgtaaagtgaaatag
- the LOC128368666 gene encoding tripartite motif-containing protein 16-like has product MAQQGAQLDGAKFCCSICLDLLKDPVTIPCGHSYCMSCINNFWDEEDKKEIYSCPQCRQTFTPRPVLVKNTMLADLVEELKKTGLQAAPADHCYAGPEDVACDVCTGRKLKAFKSCLVCLASYCENHLQPHYDAAPLKKHKLVDPSKKLQENICSRHDEVMKMFCRTDKKCICYLCSVDEHKGHDTVTAAAERTERQRELEVSRLNIQQRIQDREKDVKLLQQEVEAVSRSADKAVEDSEKIFTQLIRLLQKRSSDVKQQIRSQQETEVSGVKELQEKLQQEITELKRKDAELKQLSHTEDHNQFLHNYPSVSQLSEPTDSSSINIRPLRYFEDVTAAVSELRDKLQDILRDKWTNISLTVTEVDALLSDPKSEPKTRAGFLRYSLEITLDPNTAHTQVLLSDGNRKTTFMRKHQSYSSHSDRFTHYPQVLSRESLTGRCYWEVEWSGTAVRVAVAYKNISRADANECRFGYNDKSWALYYYNNKYEFWFNSIKTPVSGPVSSRVGVYLDHRAGILSFYSVSETMTLLHRVQTTFTQPLYAGLWFGYYGDTAELCKVK; this is encoded by the coding sequence ATGGCGCAGCAAGGAGCTCAGCTGGACGGAGCTAAATTCTGCTGTTCCATCtgtttggatctactgaaggatccggtgactattccctgtggacacagctactgcatgagctgtattaacaacttctgggatgaagaagataagaaggaaatctacagctgtcctcagtgcagacagaccttcacaccgaggcctgtcctggtcaaaaacaccatgttagcagatttagtggaggagctgaagaagactggactccaagctgctcctgctgatcactgctatgctggacctgaagatgtggcctgtgatgtctgcactgggaggaagctgaaagccttcaagtcctgtctggtgtgtctggcttcttactgtgagaatcacctccagcctcattatgatGCAGCtccactgaagaaacacaagttGGTCGACCCctccaagaagctccaggagaacatctgctctcgtcatgatgaggttatgaagatgttctgtcgtactgataagaagtgtatctgttatctctgctctgtggatgaacataaaggtcACGACACAgtcacagctgcagcagaaaggactgagaggcagagagagcttgaggtgagtcgactaaacatccagcagagaatccaggacagagagaaagatgtgaagctgcttcaacaggaggtggaggccgtcagtcgctctgctgataaagcagtggaggacagtgagaagatcttcactcagctgatccgtctcctccagaaaagaagctctgatgtgaagcagcagatcagatcccagcaggaaactgaagtgagtggagtcaaagagcttcaggagaagctgcagcaggagatcactgagctgaagaggaaagacgctgaactgaagcagctctcacacacagaggatcacaaccagtttctacacaactacccctcagtgtcacaactcagtgaacctacagactcatccagcatcaatatccgtcctctcagatactttgaggatgtgacagcagctgtgtcagagctcagagataaactacaggacatcctgagggacaaatggacaaacatctcactgacagtgactgaagtggacgcTTTACTGTCAGATCCAAAatcagagcccaagaccagagctggatTCTTAAGATATTCActtgaaatcactctggatccaaacacagcacacacacaggtgttatTATCTGATGggaacagaaaaacaacattcatgAGGAAACatcagtcttattctagtcactcAGACAGATTCACTCATTATcctcaggtcctgagtagagagagtctgactggacgttgttactgggaggtggagtggagcggGACAGCAGTTCGTGttgcagtcgcatacaagaatatcagcagagcagacGCAAATGAATGTAGATTTGGAtacaatgacaaatcttgggctttatattattacaataaCAAATATGAATTCTGGTTCAACAGCATtaaaactcccgtctcaggtcctgtttcctccagagtcggagtgtacctggatcacagagcaggtattctgtccttctacagcgtctctgaaaccatgactctcctccacagagtccagaccacattcactcagcctctctatgctggactttggtTTGGTTATTATGGagacacagctgagttgtgtaaagtgaaatag